GGAGCTGGGCTAGGTTGGCCTCGGCAACCCCCTCCGATGGCTGGCCCACAGAGGCGGTGGTCTGGCCAGAGGTGGTCTCCCCAGAGGGCAGGGGAGGGACTGGGTTGGAGGAGGTGGATAAAGAGGAGCTGGTGGATGTCTGGTCACCTGGAAGACAGACTTGTGATTCACTGTTAATTTTCACAAAACAGAAATGTGTATTTTCCAACATGGCAAATCTATAGAAATAATCTGAATATACCATGCAAAATCATAGTGATGTCACTAAACACTACAAAATAAAACCCATCATTCACCCAATACAATAATCAACCAATCACTCACCCTGGTGTCCAGGCATCAGGAGCTGTCCAACCAGACCACTGATCTGACATACGGGAGAGTGAGCCAGAGGTGTGCCCTGGAAGAAGAGATCAACTGAATGAGCATGTAAGAGCAGGGCTGCACACCCAGACCAAAGTCATTCTACAGACTTCTCCATGTCTGCATCTTCTTGCCTCACCTGTAGGTTGTGTTGTCCGCCAGTAGAGGGTACTGAAGCCCCGAGGTTGATGTTGGTGACCACAGGCTGGGGGGtgtggggggagaaggaggggtgtgTAACCACAACCCTGGCCCCAGGGGGCAGAACGCTGTGAGGGGCAGAGGGTTCAGAGCTGGAGGTGGTCCCGGGGACACCTGCTCCTGGTTGCCCGGGGTGACCGGTCTGCTGAGAGATCTGGTGGATGATGACCTGCATGAACTCTGGAGGAAGGTCTGGGATGTGGACCGGAGTGGCACCTTCAGATTGAGAGAGCACAGAAATAAATACTTGATTAAACAGTCAGCAACATCCCAGGGACTGGTGGTTCAGAGACTGTGGTATAGGAGTCATTTAAGGCTGTCTGGTGTATATACTACCATAGTGAATATAATGTAGGGGTCAAGAGCACTCACCAGACTGTCCAGTACCAATAGGGATCTGTTGTCCTTGGACCTGAGGGCTGCTGCCAGAATCTAATGGAGAGCCAACCAGGGAGAAAACATTAGCTTACAACTCTGAATATACATACTGGGTATGCAAGCTATTGCGCCGTTCCAGGCTTGCGCTAACACAACTTTAAGGTTTCCTATAGGAGATCAACAATGACTACTGTCTCTCTCGGTTTGAATACCTAATGTATTGATAATTTGGTACGTATGAGAAACAGTTAGGGCATGACAACTCACCAAGCGCAAGAGAAAATAAAAATGTCCCCTCTCACCATCCAGGTTCATCTGCATCATTATCACAGGCTGCATGGTCTGGTGGGTGATTCTGATCACATGCGGAGCCCCCTGGCCCTGACCTGGCTGCTGATTGGCTGAGTTGGGCTGTGGAGGGAGGGCCTGGCTCTCTGGTGGGCCAGGGGCCTGAGAAGGTTGGGCTAGGCCCTCAGCTGCCATAGTGGTCCCCAGGTTTCTCTGAAGACAAGTCAATAATGTAAATCTGCACCGGACCAACAGCTAAATGCTGGTAAAATGTACAACGTTTAGTTAGTATTAggccctgatactgaaatacaaAAATTGCTGAGAGTATAAGTGGAAGAAACTCTACAGTGACCTACCGGGACATGGTGGGGCATACCACCCTGCAGCAGGACGGGGGAGCCGTAGTGGGACATGGGCCGAACCACGTGGAGGTGACGGGGGGAAGGAGTGGCCGGGTTACAACACAGGTCGCTAAGGGTAACCAGGGTGTTGCCAAGGAGACTGAGAGCCTCCCCGACCAGGTTGAGAACATGCTGGTCCTCCTCGCTCTCCTGGGTCTGACGAAAAAAGAAGTGTGGTAATTGATTCACATCAGTTTAGGGCTCCATTTTCCTCAAGCAAAACACTGACTGACCTATTCAAAAATACTCACTATACTCTGCGGTGCAGTTTATGATGCAACTTTTCTTCTGATCGACACCATTAAAGTTAACCGCCTAAGGTCGATGTCTGCATCCACGctgaaatctaattagcataatacaaacATCCCCATAAAAATGTGTCAGTATAAACTAGAGATCAGATTGGCATTGGATGCATCTCAATCCATTGCATCCGCCAGTGTTGCACTTCCTCATCTGCAGTGAAAGAGCGAGAGTGGTGTTCGTCAGACAATGAGATTTCACAAAAATGAGTCTTCTCACATCACCTGTAGCATCTGAACGGTTTGGACTACAAACTCTATGGAAAGGCGACGCTCTCCGTTTTGCTCTCCAGCAAACAAGCTTCTTGGGACTCGTCGGAAGTCAGTACAGccaatctgccaacttctgtctgtagcatccaaacAGTTTggcctacacactaatatgaaatgtcagctgttatgctctaggatgcccacaggcctcatctgaaggtcccccggtaccagttgaaaaTAATGAATGGAAGTATTTATGCAGACTTATTTTTGGCACTAAGCAGAAAAGAAAATAGTGTCCTGATCTTTCTCATCTCTCAGATATGTACACacatacattgtaatattgttgtatggtggtattatacgaTACAAAATGTAGATATGCCTTAATGCATTttgaccacaggaagagtagctgctgtcttggcagcagctaatggggaaccctaataaatacaaatgacaGGCACCAGAAAAAAACTTCCTTTCAAAATTAAACAATATGATCCTTGCTACgaccttaaaacaattccatatagctttgTAGCCCCCCCACGGCTTAGACTCTTGGAGGATGAAAATGTAACTGGAGTAGAAGGTTGAAGTAAAAAAAGGGAGGTTGCACAGGTTGCAATAGCTAGTTGCTGGAAAATGGAGTTGTAGTGTTTACGTTGATGTAGTCCGCTGAAGTGGCAGCTCCCAGGATGGAGTTAGTTCTCTCTACGAAGGGACCCAGCCTCTCCTGCAACCTCCTCACCTCTAACAAAACCTCCACCAGCTCCGCTGGgctggggtgggagagagacagctGTGTTTTCAGGAGGCACAGGAGAGCATTTTGATTGTACTTTAACTGGATTTTCCTTTTGAGCACTTACTTGGGCCCGGAGTGGGGTGGTCCCTCTGTCTGGGTGGAAGATGTGGGAGGGGGAGGAGCAAGAGGGGAGGTgtccattggctgtgctgctcctTTAGTGGCAGCTGAGGAGGAAGATGTGGACTGAGACGTCTCCGGCTCGGCTCGAGATGGCACGTCACTGGGCTGACCCTGCAAACAAACATGTCTAAAAAGGTCAACTCACTGAAAATAGATGTGTAGCATATCATAATAGCATAACAGTCTGCGAGTTGTAACTACCTCCAGTCTGTGGAGCAGAGATTGGGTTTCTCTTAGGAAGTTTTCAGCCAACTGCAGCCTCATCCTGGGCTCGCTCTGCACTGATTGGGCAACGTTGATATGCATATCTATTGAGCCATTGCGCTAGAAACAAGACAAATCATGAACATACCTTAGTAATATTAGTAATCTATAGGACAATAAAAATGGTAAAGACTTCGTCCAGTGCTGGTGCTGACTCTGGTATTCCTTCCTGCTTCTCCCACTCCTGCCATCATCTGCTGCACTTGCATCTGCCAAGGAATTCACTTATTAGTACTACTACACTTGATAAATTCAAATCTAGACACTCAACTATTTCTAGAAATACATCAGGTACCCTTTAAAACTTTTGGATTCAAGACATTTTAGGTGCTTAATATTAGATTTATTCAAACAAATAAAGACTAcctaaaattgtatttgtcaaatgcttTAAACAGGTATAGAATGAGAAATGCTACCAGGTCTTTCTCAACAATGCAgtgtaaaaataaacaaaatgatAGAAAAATagcaaggaataaatacacaatgactaAGAATAACTTAGcaatatacactgggtaccagtaccaagtcgataAGCAGGCGTACAAGGAATCTGAGTTAGatagtggcttgtgaaagtaatcacccccttggcattttttcctattttgttgcccaacatggaattaaaatagattttggggggggattcgtatcatttgatttacacaacatgcctaccactttgaagatgcaaaatatttgtgaaccaaaaaaacaaaacaaaaacttgAGCGTGcctaactattcacccccccaaaagtcaatactttgtagagccaatTTTTGCAGCTGCAAGTGTCATGGAGCATGTCTCTATAAGCCtcgcacatctagccactgggatttttgcccattcaaggaaaactgctccagctctttcaagttggatgggttctgctggtgtacagcaatatttaagtcagACCACAGAttatcaattggattgaggtctgggctttgactaggccattccaagacatttaaatgtttccccataaaccactcgagtgttgctttagcagtatgcttagggtcattgtcctgctggaaggtgaacctccatcccagtctcaaatctctggaagaccaaaacaggtttccctcaagaatttccctgtatttggtgccattcatcattccttcaattctgaccagtttcccagtccctgccgatggaaaacatcaccacagcatgatgctgccaccaccaccatgcttaactgtggggatggtgttgcGTTTGCGCCAGAAATAACATTTTCCTCGGTGGCCAAAAAgcaacattttagtctcatctgagtactttcttccatatgtttgggggaGTCTCCCACACGACTTTTGGCAaacactcttctgtaaagcccagctctgtggagtatgGCTTAGTGGTCCTACAGAcaaatactccaatctctgcagtggagctttgcagctccttcagggttatctttggtctctgtTGCCTATcttattaatgccctccttgcctggtccatgagtttgtGGGCGGCCCTCttgacaggtttgttgtggtgccatattatttcaattttttaataatggatttaatggtgctccgtgggatatttttttatattccaaccctgatctgtacttctccacaactttgtccctggcctgtttggagagctccttgccacttgcttggtggtgacccttgcttagtggtgttgcagactctggggcctttcagaacagacaCAGATCATGTGACCGATGGCACACTGGTGGACTTCAACTAATTATgttacttctgaaggtaattggttgcaccagatcttgttTAGGTGCTTCagagcaaagggggtgaatacatatgcacacaccactttcaGGAGTTTTGTATAATTTTTTATAAACGAGTTCCTTTTTCCATTTCACCAATTGAAACTATTTTGTGCATGTCCATTACATTGAattaaaatccatttaaattagattgtaatgcaacaaaattggaaaaatgccaagtgggatgaatacttttgcaggcactgtatgtgatgtacatataggtagggataaagtgactaagcaACAGGATAGATACAGTATCAGCAGTGTATGTGATTAGTTAAAAGAGTaattgcaaaaagggtcaatgcagttAGTGAAtgagttaaccaatagctacccggactaaatacttagcagtcttatggcaacAAGCTTTTCAGGGTCCTATTAATAAACACTCTATGAAACAGCTGCACAGTGCACACCAACACACAACCTTGTCTCACCTGAATCTGCTGGGAGTCCATGATGTTGATGGGCAGGTTGAAGGTTCCCAGCATGACGTAGCTGTTCCCGTTGCGGTCCTGGGGGCCTCCCTGGGAGGAAGAGGTGGcacctccctctgttcctcctgaTGACACTCTTCCTCGCCCGCCAGCAGATTGGGAGGTCTGAGGAGGAGCACGCTCCACTAGGTGGATCACCTTATCAGCTACATCTGAAAAGGAAGAGTGAAGGGAGTGAGAAGGAGCAGATGAGTGCAGGAAAGaatgagagtggaggagagaggagaacagcaggtcAGAGGATACTAGAACAAGGTGCTCTCACTTACACCACCAATATACCattaatcattttaaaaggcaaTGTTTGTGAGATTCAGTAATCTCAATCGTTTTAAAACAGTGCAGACACAATGTATgtagtaaactcagcaaaaaaaaaaaaaaaaaagaacgttccctttttcaggaccccgtctttcaaaaataatttgtaaatatccaaataacttcacagatcttcatagTAAACAGTTTAAAACACTGtttccccatgcttgttcaatgaaccataaacaattcatgaatatgcacctgtggaacggtcgttaagacactaacagcttagacggtaggcaattaaggttacagttatgaaaacttaggacactaaagaggcctttctacagactctgaaaaacaactaaagaaagatgcccagggtccctgctcatctgcgtgaatgtgccttaggcatgctgcaaggaggcatgaggactgcagatgtggccgggGCAATACATTTCAATGTCTGTACTGAGAgtcgcctaagacagcgctacagggagacaggacggacagctgatcgtcctcgcagtggcagaccacgtgtaacacctgcataggattggtacatccgaacatcacacctgcgggacaggtacaggacggcaacaactgcctgagttacactaggaacgcacaatccctccatcagtgctcagactgtccacaataggctgagaggctggactgaaggcttgtagacctgttgtaaggcaggtcctcaccagcaACGTCACCACctctgggcacaaacccaccgtcgctggacaagacaggactggcaaaaagtgctcttcacggTTGTGTCTCACCAGGGGTAATGGTCAGATTCGTGTTTCTCGTCAAATGAATGagtgttacactgaggcctgtactctggagcgggatcgatttggaggtggagggtccgtcatggtctggggcagtgtgtcacaacatcatcggactgagcttgttgtcattgcaggcaatctcaacgctgtgcgttacagggaagacatccttctccctcctgtggtacccttcctgcaggctcacccTGACAGGAATGTTCTGTGCGTgctttcctgcaagacaggaatgtcagtgttctgccatggccagtgaagagcccggatctcaatcccattgagcacgtctgggacctgttgaatcggagggtgagggctagagcCATTACCCCCCAGAAATATCCagaaacttgcaggtgccttggcgGGAGAGTGGGGTAGCatatcacagcaagaactggcaaatctggtgtccatgaggagatgcactgcagtacttaatgcagctggtggccacaccagatactgacataATTTTGAGCCCCCCTTTGTTTATGGACACATTGTTTATTTTCTGTTAGTCACGTCTGTTGAAAtggttcagtttgtctcagttgttgatacaaattaatacaaaaatatttacacgttaactTAGCTGAAATTAAAATGCAGAGGACACTTATTTTTTTACTGAGTTTACATTACTTAGTCTCCATTGAATAGAATAGTTGCTGGCTTTTTTACTCACTGTAGTCATTCAGCGTCTTCTCATCCTGCAGCACTCTACCCTGGTAGATTAGTCTCTGCTTTTCCACTGGGATATCCACTGACGCAGATATGTGTTCTTTGAACCTCTTCAATGTCAACTAAAGGGGAAATAACAGGCTCAGTGCATCACTAGTACAGGGCTGAATAAATGCATGTCCCACTCATAAGTGTACAGCATAAAAGACGCCGTTGGATTTCAGGCTAAAACAGAAGTCACAGCCTACCTCTCTCCGGACAGTGTAGCTCCTGCTCCGGGAGTCCAGGGTCTTCACTGTAACCTCTATGGTGCTTGCTGACTCCTCCATGTTTCTCTGCTAAGAGCACAGATAAATACAGTCAGAAAATGTACTTTATACTAAAATGTCCAGCCATGAAGAcaactggggtgtattcattgcaGAAACCGCTTAAGAACCAAATTGAAGCAAACGGAAAGGAGGGCCCTAACGTTACCCGAATATGTCCAATAGAAACTTTCGTTTGAGTTTTCAGTTTGGAGTAAACGGTTTCTGTAGCTAAATGTTTTGCAACATAATCGGTTTAATGATTACACCCCTGATGTTTATCCCATCACCTCTCGATTAGTAGTTAATAAATCGTTGAGTACAATACCTGTATTCTCACTTGAATCGAGGCTGTTATTAGTTTGCTAGCCAGCTACCTAATCTACATGTATTTAAATCAGGAAGCCAGCTGACGtttatgttttatttaacctttatttaactaggcaagtcagctaagaacaaattcttaattacaatgacggtctatcccggacgacgctgggccaattaagcgccgccctatgggactgccAATTACGACCGGATGTGATTCAGCCGTTAATCTCAATTATAATTGATTTTGTCTTCGTTCAACGTCATAGCACGGAAATACACTGCTGATTAAATTGAAATGGCGTTACATGAGAAATTATCTACTTTGTCTATTCAAATATTTACAGTTCATATTCCGTTGAATGGTTGCTAAAAAGTGCGACACCATCTAGTCTAGTGCAAGGACCCATATGACGCACAAAATGGGGAGTGTCCATTATAATTGCCTGTTTGTTTTGGTACTAGTCTGTGTGCATAagcatgtttcccatgccaataaagccatttgaATTGAGAGCGCGAACACAGCAATAACTGTAGACTCGAAAACAAATTGTACAAATTATCAATTTACAGTTGCATTTTAACATCAGTGTATCTAATGTACTTGAATGCACACGCTCCCTCTTAACGCGCTCACTCTCTGGGCCTTGTGAATTAGATTTGGAGTGGTGTTCCCTTTAATTCATCCCGCTCTCTTTCCTCATCACAGTTAGAGTTTAAACCGGTCTATTTTTAGCTGACGCCAAGATGGTGTGTGTTCATGGGCGCAATGTTAACCTATTACCTTCATGACAGAACGTTCAGAACTAGACCGTTGAGCACAAATACCACAGACATTGCTTTCACCTTTCATGTGTTCTCTTATTGGTGCAGATATAAGGCAGTTGGCGAGGAGATAGGCTAATTGCCATAGGCGCAGAATAGCCACCATCAAATCAGAAATCAGCCGAATATCTATTTCAGGAGTAGAGCTCCTACTAGTGGAAATAAAAACACTGCAGTTGTGGAAATGTCATGATTTAATTCTCAACATTGAAGGCATGGAGCACTGCATAGGTATTCATAATTTCCAATCCACTTTCTTACTAAATGAATACTCAAAAACATTCAAAGATTTATATACCACAAATGTACAACATACAAAAGGTGTTGCTTCAAAGCTAAAACTACAGAGAATTCAAAACAAAACCAGTACGAAAAGGAAATAGATTGATTGCTTATCATAAAGGTCagaactgatcccagatcagtttCATGATTGCCGATGCTTAAATGGTTCATGTTAGAATTTCAGCAAGGTGAGCTGATCTTAGATCTTTGCCTAAGGGCAACTTACTTCCAGAGTGATATGAGAGGTAACTAAAAAAAAAAGAGGGAAACATCTTAACTGAATATTTTAACTGAGGCTATGTCcgaaatgcaccctattccctatatagtgcacagcttttgaccagagacaaatgtgcactatatagagtatagggtgccatttgagatggaTCCCAACTCTGGTACTCTGTTCATCCaataagaaaaaaagaaaacaacacATGTTCATCTGAAGACCCCAGTCTTTATGCTTATGAAAATAAATATACTTATGCTGTTACATGCTTCACTTAAGCTCAGACAACATTAAAATAACACATGTTTATGGTTTAAAAGGCAATACGGAGCTCAATGTGAACGCGCAAGAGGCCCCTGGTTTAAAAAGAAGTTGAagtttggtcccatattcatccATTTTAACAGTTTAATGTCTTGTGAGTTGCTATGGTCTACGAGGCAGGGAGATGCTTAGTTGAAGAATAGTTTGAGTCTGGATGTCATCCCGTTTCAGCTTGATCCAATTCATCTCAGTCAATCTCGTTATGAAAGGCAGTGATTAAGCTGAGCTCAGTTTGGTGCTTAATCACCTGATAAAACTAatcttaaaaataaaaatcttACTGGAGAGTGCACAGTAGTCATAATAACAGACATAGATAGTTTGATAAAAATTAAAGACAAATAAATACCTATACATAAGAAAAAAGTAAAACCCTTTTTACAATAAATAGCCAAAGTGTTTCTAAAAACTTCAGGTATCCAGTTTCTGTAACTCATGTTGGAAAGTTAGAAAGCATGAAGTCCTTGAAAACACTAGCAGACAAAACAAAGATGGAGTATTGGTGTGAGATGGTGTCCGGAGGAACGGATCGGCTCCACCCTCCCTCATATCCTCTCAATAACCAActatctctatccatctctccctcatcctcctctactctacttCAACATACCCAACCCTTCTCCACCACCATCTCCCCCTTTCAGTCTCAATCTCCTCTATCCGTCTGAAATAAACTAtccctcgctccttctctctggtAGAACATACAGGCCACAACGACAGAAGATATAGTAACTGTAGAATATAGATTTGTTTGGTAGAGGTCCAGtcctcctcctatccctcctccctcctttctctctgtcataGGCAGTAGATGGATTAATTTGAGTGTCTCTCAGtcttctttcttcttctgtcCAGAGAGGCTGCAGGTCGGCTCCTCTGTGTTGTAATGGTCCACACTGAACCCGTTGGTCAACGGGACGGTGTGGGGGGTAGAGGGGGTTTCCCCGGAGGAGAGAAGGTACTCCTGAGCAAAGTCTGGGTGCTGCACCACAAACCGACAGAAGTCATCTACAGATGGATATAGAGAGggacaagcagagagagagagattttaatGGCAGGGTTGACCGTGATCCCGTTAGTTGGATTTCATTACATTTGACTCATTTAGCAAGCTCCCTTAACGCCGAGTGtgacttacagtgcattcagctTATAGTAGTTAGGTgacacaaccacatatcacaatcATAGTTGGTAAAAACCTTTTCTTCAAATAAGCaactatcagcaaagtcagtgctggTGATGAAAGACAAGTGCAAGTGTTAGCGCAAGAAAGGCAAGGGTGTTAGTGTGTGATATCACCATGTGTGATCTTCCCTGCGTCAAGTGTGTCGATTGCTGAGAACAACTCTGTAACGTCGACCTCTGCTACTCCCAACGCCGTTCTCAAAATGGACGCCAGCTCTTTTTCCACGATCGCCCTGTCCTCCTTCGCCTCGTACATCTGACCGGGGTCAGGACATAGGACAGTTATAATGCTTTAGAGCAGACAGTTATTTCAAAACACTTTATAGTAACAGGCATGAGGCTATTATAGTATCTAGTATAGCAGTCATAGGGCTCTTATAGTGTTTCATAGGAACTGTTATAATGCTTCATTGTCTTTCACTCACTCCAAAGGCGAGCCTGAGGGTGTCCATGGCTTTAGAGGGTTGACACGCCACAGACAGGG
This window of the Oncorhynchus keta strain PuntledgeMale-10-30-2019 chromosome 20, Oket_V2, whole genome shotgun sequence genome carries:
- the LOC118399533 gene encoding large proline-rich protein BAG6-like isoform X5, translating into MEESASTIEVTVKTLDSRSRSYTVRRELTLKRFKEHISASVDIPVEKQRLIYQGRVLQDEKTLNDYNVADKVIHLVERAPPQTSQSAGGRGRVSSGGTEGGATSSSQGGPQDRNGNSYVMLGTFNLPINIMDSQQIQRNGSIDMHINVAQSVQSEPRMRLQLAENFLRETQSLLHRLEGQPSDVPSRAEPETSQSTSSSSAATKGAAQPMDTSPLAPPPPTSSTQTEGPPHSGPNPAELVEVLLEVRRLQERLGPFVERTNSILGAATSADYINTQESEEDQHVLNLVGEALSLLGNTLVTLSDLCCNPATPSPRHLHVVRPMSHYGSPVLLQGGMPHHVPRNLGTTMAAEGLAQPSQAPGPPESQALPPQPNSANQQPGQGQGAPHVIRITHQTMQPVIMMQMNLDDSGSSPQVQGQQIPIGTGQSGATPVHIPDLPPEFMQVIIHQISQQTGHPGQPGAGVPGTTSSSEPSAPHSVLPPGARVVVTHPSFSPHTPQPVVTNINLGASVPSTGGQHNLQGTPLAHSPVCQISGLVGQLLMPGHQVCLPGDQTSTSSSLSTSSNPVPPLPSGETTSGQTTASVGQPSEGVAEANLAQLLGSLLGGTGGPGAPGSGANPQITVTVPGVPGFFHGMSEFTQANQPVFSRPTTSPGQEPPPGQGTPAPPQVAPGGVGDPSLSPELFTGIVQGVLSTMMGAPQGNGESIAQFIQRLSQTTNLFTPGSGDAVGFFGDLLSLVGHSFSMVDMVLLLHGNAQPISRIQSQLTDFFNQHYLQGPEPTDANINAASEDLINGLEEYITESFATVTVREGVDIIQTNIAFLRLQFTCMATHILRCTDHTFGHRLLLLCTQGLFECLALNLYCLRGEQGALTQVLNHYIRRMSAEVNPSLVNWLTSILTMRLHVILEHNPVTEDHIQHYVIHTRRAEPEAQAGQQTGTQNMVMAEGLSPATTAGEAMASSGDRQEVRVSPEVTTPSRRASSGEIGRAVAMAAGGRDESVGDVEPWAAAVPPEWVPIIRHDMLSQRKITQPPLSDAYHHGMPAKRRKTHQGEGPQLCLSVAVSRAARAAGAIPVTSPDSLQGELEEPELQDAYQEQVRSDIKERVRGDQDFSSQCFPNTHRAFSLDDF
- the LOC118399533 gene encoding large proline-rich protein BAG6-like isoform X2, giving the protein MEESASTIEVTVKTLDSRSRSYTVRRELTLKRFKEHISASVDIPVEKQRLIYQGRVLQDEKTLNDYNVADKVIHLVERAPPQTSQSAGGRGRVSSGGTEGGATSSSQGGPQDRNGNSYVMLGTFNLPINIMDSQQIQMQVQQMMAGVGEAGRNTRRNGSIDMHINVAQSVQSEPRMRLQLAENFLRETQSLLHRLEGQPSDVPSRAEPETSQSTSSSSAATKGAAQPMDTSPLAPPPPTSSTQTEGPPHSGPNPAELVEVLLEVRRLQERLGPFVERTNSILGAATSADYINTQESEEDQHVLNLVGEALSLLGNTLVTLSDLCCNPATPSPRHLHVVRPMSHYGSPVLLQGGMPHHVPRNLGTTMAAEGLAQPSQAPGPPESQALPPQPNSANQQPGQGQGAPHVIRITHQTMQPVIMMQMNLDDSGSSPQVQGQQIPIGTGQSGATPVHIPDLPPEFMQVIIHQISQQTGHPGQPGAGVPGTTSSSEPSAPHSVLPPGARVVVTHPSFSPHTPQPVVTNINLGASVPSTGGQHNLQGTPLAHSPVCQISGLVGQLLMPGHQGDQTSTSSSLSTSSNPVPPLPSGETTSGQTTASVGQPSEGVAEANLAQLLGSLLGGTGGPGAPGSGANPQITVTVPGVPGFFHGMSEFTQANQPVFSRPTTSPGQEPPPGQGTPAPPQVAPGGVGDPSLSPELFTGIVQGVLSTMMGAPQGNGESIAQFIQRLSQTTNLFTPGSGDAVGFFGDLLSLVGHSFSMVDMVLLLHGNAQPISRIQSQLTDFFNQHYLQGPEPTDANINAASEDLINGLEEYITESFATVTVREGVDIIQTNIAFLRLQFTCMATHILRCTDHTFGHRLLLLCTQGLFECLALNLYCLRGEQGALTQVLNHYIRRMSAEVNPSLVNWLTSILTMRLHVILEHNPVTEDHIQHYVIHTRRAEPEAQAGQQTGTQNMVMAEGLSPATTAGEAMASSGDRQEVRVSPEVTTPSRRASSGEIGRAVAMAAGGRDESVGDVEPWAAAVPPEWVPIIRHDMLSQRKITQPPLSDAYHHGMPAKRRKTHQGEGPQLCLSVAVSRAARAAGAIPVTSPDSLQGELEEPELQDAYQEQVRSDIKERVRGDQDFSSQCFPNTHRAFSLDDF